A single region of the Gemmatimonas sp. UBA7669 genome encodes:
- a CDS encoding YaeQ family protein, with protein MALTSTMYVLSVNLSHVDRHVYESFELRMAMHPSESPEYFVARLLAYCLEYAEGIGFSKGVSDPDDPTVSVRDLTGSITTWIEIGAPDAARLHKASKAAPRVAVYTHKEPTRWLEQLAGQRIHKAEQIEIVALDRDLIDALVERLDRRMALDVSVTDGTMYVTVGGAVLTGELLRVGI; from the coding sequence ATGGCGCTCACGTCCACCATGTATGTGCTCTCGGTGAATCTCTCGCACGTGGACCGTCACGTGTACGAGTCGTTCGAGCTGCGCATGGCCATGCATCCGTCCGAATCGCCCGAGTACTTCGTGGCGCGGCTGCTGGCCTATTGTCTCGAGTACGCCGAAGGCATCGGCTTCTCCAAGGGGGTCTCAGACCCCGACGATCCCACGGTGAGTGTACGCGATCTCACGGGCAGCATCACCACCTGGATCGAGATCGGGGCACCCGACGCCGCGCGCCTGCACAAGGCCAGCAAGGCGGCGCCGCGTGTGGCCGTGTACACGCACAAGGAGCCCACTCGCTGGCTGGAGCAGTTGGCAGGCCAGCGCATTCACAAGGCGGAGCAGATTGAAATCGTGGCGCTCGACCGCGATCTCATCGACGCGCTGGTGGAACGCCTCGACCGGCGCATGGCGTTGGACGTGAGTGTCACGGACGGCACGATGTACGTGACGGTGGGTGGGGCGGTGCTTACCGGGGAGCTGCTTCGCGTTGGGATCTGA
- a CDS encoding branched-chain amino acid transaminase, translated as MSRITETQWIWRDGQFIPWADATVHVLAHSVQFGSSAFEGIRAYSTPKGPAIFRLREHLERLYHSCRIYRMDIPFSMDQLVEASRDLVVRNGLESCYIRPMVVRGYGTAGMVPIGAPIEVYIPCWPWGAYLGDEALEAGVDACVSTWHRVEPNTIPAMAKIAGNYLSGQLIKMEALANGYAEGIALSPSGMVSEGSGQNVFIVSKGTIITTPLDGSILGGITRATIMQLAGDLGIPVRELHIPREMLYMADEVFFTGTAAELTPVRSVDKITVGAGKVGPITRQLQQQYLGIAKGTIEDRHGWLTYCK; from the coding sequence ATGAGCCGCATCACCGAGACGCAGTGGATCTGGCGCGATGGCCAGTTCATCCCTTGGGCCGACGCCACCGTGCATGTGCTGGCCCACTCCGTGCAGTTCGGCTCTTCGGCCTTCGAGGGCATCCGGGCGTACAGCACGCCCAAGGGCCCGGCCATCTTCCGTCTGCGTGAACACCTCGAGCGTCTGTACCACTCCTGCCGCATCTATCGCATGGACATTCCGTTCAGCATGGATCAGCTGGTGGAAGCCTCGCGTGATCTGGTGGTGCGCAACGGACTCGAGTCCTGCTACATCCGGCCCATGGTGGTGCGCGGCTACGGCACGGCGGGCATGGTGCCCATCGGCGCGCCCATCGAGGTGTACATCCCCTGCTGGCCCTGGGGGGCGTACCTCGGCGACGAAGCGCTCGAAGCCGGTGTGGACGCCTGCGTCAGCACCTGGCATCGCGTGGAGCCCAACACGATTCCCGCGATGGCCAAGATTGCCGGCAACTATCTGAGCGGTCAGCTCATCAAGATGGAAGCGCTGGCCAACGGCTACGCCGAAGGCATCGCCCTCTCGCCCAGCGGCATGGTGAGCGAAGGCTCGGGCCAGAACGTGTTCATCGTGTCCAAGGGCACGATCATCACCACGCCACTCGACGGCAGCATTCTGGGCGGCATCACGCGGGCCACCATCATGCAGCTCGCGGGTGATCTCGGCATTCCGGTGCGTGAGTTGCACATCCCGCGCGAAATGCTCTACATGGCCGACGAGGTGTTCTTCACCGGCACGGCGGCAGAACTCACGCCCGTGCGCAGCGTGGACAAGATCACCGTCGGCGCCGGCAAGGTGGGCCCCATCACGCGTCAGCTGCAGCAGCAGTACCTCGGCATCGCGAAGGGCACCATCGAAGACCGTCACGGCTGGCTGACGTACTGCAAGTGA
- a CDS encoding SDR family oxidoreductase has protein sequence MDFGIRGRVALVCGASRGIAYATAEELAREGCDLFICSRDEASLNAAASKLRALGVRVEQQVADLATADGIAQVVDAVRQSFGHVDILVCNTGGPPTGAPLTHDWAAWTKASELLLRSVVELTRAFVPGMQERKWGRVVTITSLAVKRPQPALVLSNSLRAAVTGYLRTLANDVGKDGVTVNTVLPGFTATERLDALAEANSSRTGQSRDAIFSGWAAESPLGRIGRPEELAAVIAFLCSDRAGFMTGQAILADGGAINALL, from the coding sequence ATGGACTTCGGCATCAGGGGACGGGTGGCGCTGGTGTGTGGCGCCAGTCGCGGCATCGCCTACGCCACCGCGGAGGAGTTGGCACGTGAGGGCTGCGATCTCTTCATCTGCTCGCGTGATGAGGCGTCGCTGAACGCGGCGGCCAGCAAGCTGCGTGCGCTGGGAGTGCGGGTGGAGCAGCAGGTGGCCGACCTGGCCACCGCCGACGGCATTGCGCAGGTGGTGGACGCGGTGAGGCAGAGCTTTGGCCACGTGGACATTCTCGTGTGCAACACCGGCGGTCCGCCAACGGGCGCTCCGCTGACGCACGACTGGGCCGCCTGGACCAAGGCCAGCGAGTTGCTGCTGCGCAGCGTGGTGGAGCTCACCCGCGCCTTCGTGCCGGGCATGCAGGAGCGAAAGTGGGGACGGGTGGTGACCATTACGTCGCTGGCCGTGAAACGCCCGCAACCTGCGCTGGTGCTGAGCAACAGTCTGCGTGCGGCCGTGACGGGCTATCTGCGCACGTTGGCCAACGACGTGGGCAAGGATGGTGTGACCGTGAACACGGTGCTGCCGGGCTTCACTGCCACCGAACGACTGGATGCGCTGGCCGAGGCCAACAGCAGCCGCACCGGGCAGTCGCGTGACGCGATTTTCAGCGGCTGGGCCGCGGAATCGCCACTCGGACGCATTGGACGTCCCGAGGAGTTGGCGGCCGTGATAGCTTTCCTCTGTTCGGATCGTGCGGGGTTCATGACGGGGCAGGCGATTCTCGCCGACGGCGGCGCCATCAACGCCCTGCTCTGA
- a CDS encoding cupin domain-containing protein, whose amino-acid sequence MSDVRKHVWDDMPIEELTPDIGRRLIWSEQQMLAHVYLKKGAIVPAHDHVNEQFTYVVNGWLRFWVGEHADHPGSEYIDIKSGEVLVIPSHVRHRAEAMEDTLDVDIFNPPRQDWINKEDSYLRTGLPMGNVPDGSQGAR is encoded by the coding sequence ATGTCCGACGTACGCAAGCATGTCTGGGACGACATGCCCATCGAGGAACTCACGCCCGACATCGGTCGTCGCCTCATCTGGTCCGAGCAGCAGATGCTCGCGCATGTGTACCTCAAGAAGGGCGCCATCGTGCCCGCGCATGATCATGTGAACGAGCAGTTCACCTATGTGGTGAACGGCTGGCTGCGCTTCTGGGTGGGTGAGCACGCCGATCATCCGGGCAGCGAGTACATCGACATCAAGTCGGGCGAAGTGCTCGTCATTCCCAGTCACGTGCGGCACCGCGCCGAGGCCATGGAAGACACGCTCGACGTGGACATCTTCAATCCGCCGCGTCAGGACTGGATCAACAAGGAAGACAGCTATCTGCGCACCGGACTGCCCATGGGCAACGTGCCCGACGGTTCGCAGGGCGCGCGCTGA
- a CDS encoding NAD(P)-dependent oxidoreductase encodes MIIALFGASGRLGQCVIEAATEAGHTLRLHYRAKPAEDVPEFSTVVVGRLDDPTAVREVLRGSDAAVVVLGHKPDARVPYIAEATKLIVSTMKTLEQSRLLVVTGAMIGEQTGAVGLGMRLLGMATRSRSADGMMEDRDEQERRVKASRLDGWTVIKPPRLSDGPATDVDAGATQGVGLRSSVSRKALARFIVKELEAPQFKQQVAYVAGR; translated from the coding sequence ATGATCATTGCACTGTTCGGCGCCTCCGGGCGCCTCGGACAGTGTGTCATTGAGGCGGCCACCGAGGCCGGCCACACGCTGCGACTGCATTACCGCGCCAAGCCCGCCGAAGACGTTCCCGAATTCAGTACCGTGGTGGTCGGGCGTCTGGATGACCCCACGGCCGTGCGCGAAGTGCTGCGTGGATCCGACGCGGCGGTGGTGGTGCTGGGGCACAAGCCCGATGCCCGCGTGCCGTACATTGCCGAGGCCACGAAGCTCATCGTCAGCACCATGAAGACGCTCGAGCAGTCACGTCTGCTGGTGGTGACGGGTGCCATGATCGGTGAGCAGACCGGCGCCGTCGGACTCGGCATGCGTCTGCTCGGCATGGCCACGCGTTCGCGCAGCGCCGACGGCATGATGGAAGACCGCGACGAGCAGGAGCGGCGCGTGAAGGCCAGTCGCCTCGACGGCTGGACCGTCATCAAGCCACCGCGTCTCTCCGACGGACCGGCCACCGACGTGGACGCCGGCGCCACGCAGGGTGTGGGGTTGCGCAGCTCGGTGTCGCGCAAGGCGCTTGCGCGGTTCATCGTGAAGGAACTCGAAGCGCCGCAGTTCAAGCAGCAGGTGGCCTACGTGGCCGGTCGCTGA